The genomic segment TTTTACGCTGATATGGTGCAAGTGCAGCATTAACTTCAATGCCGATAACCGCACTGCCGGACCAGAACATTTTACCTTCATCAAGGACTTCGATCCTTCTCCACAGCGCCCCTTTAAGACGTACGAGCACACCTTCACCGCAGGCCTGACCGCTTACAGACGTTCCTGCTCCGCGAAAGGTGACTCCGATCTTATGAGCTGTGCAGACTCTGAGCACTGCACAGACCTCATCCAGAGTAGTAACATCCACCACCAGAAGGGCTTTCGGATCGAAATAACTGGCATCAACAGCATATGTGGCTACAAGTGCCGGATGATCATGAACCTGTTCAGCAGGAAGAATACCCTGCATATCTTTAATTAACTTCTGCACCTCAGGACTCCCCTTTCACCCTGTCTTCAGGAAAACGCCAAATTCCAAGACCACGAAGAACAATAGGAATAGTGATCAAAAACATTGTTACCCAGCCCATGCTGCCGTAACCCTTTCCGATAAGCGGAATCAGGCCCAGCTGAGCCACCAGCCAGCAGGCTGAAACCAGAATTGTGGAAGCAATCATAGAATGAAAACGCTGCCTGCGAAGCCTGCCTGCATCATCAAGATTACGCCCGAAAAAAGTCACCAGACGGTTTGTAGTCCCGTAAACCAGTGCAACCCCTGTTGAGACCGCGCCGATGACAATGCAAAATGAAATAAGCGAGGTCATCCATGAACCGCCGAGGCCATGCATAACGACGAACAAAGCCGGAACAGCCTCTTTAAGTATGCCCTGATCAACAAAAGCAAGAATTCCGAAATAGGTCAGGTACATAATCAGAGAGTTGATAATAACCCCGATAATAATTGCCTTTTTCAGGCATGATTTATCAGGACAGACCTGTGCGTGAACAATGTAAGCCCCGATTGCACAACAATGAAGAGTGCCGTATTTTACTCCCCACCACAGAGCATCCCAGAAGGAATCCGGTCCGCTGGTTGCGATCTCACCGCTTTTGATAGCCGCAAGATTTTGAACTATTTTCGGGAAATAATGTATAATATTGGGCAGGTATATAATAAACATACTTACGATCAGCAGAAAAGAAACCACAATGGCAGACTTTCTGACCAGCTCGGAGCCGTAAATAGTAAGTACGAAAATAACCGCCGCAATGAAAAATGTATTCATCATGTACGATGTGCCGAAAAGCTTCGACAGAATAGTTCCTCCGGTAGCAAAAGCCACAGCTGTAGCCAGCAGAAGAACGCTGTTCACCAATATCTCATAAACCGGAACAGCGAAGAATCCGATCTCGCCATACAGCTTTTTAGACCATGTACTGTAGTCATAAGCCCTGAATCTGGCAGCAATAACCATTGAATAATACATGCAGATACCCATGATAAACATAGACACTGCGGGCATGAACAAAGATGTCCAGTTGTGATTCAGGTAAAAGGCGACAATCTGCCGGCCTGACGCAAATCCGCCGCCGAAATGAGAACTGAACCACACAAGCGCAATGGCCAGATAACCGGGAATTATTTTTTTCATTAGATGTAAGAGTTAAATGTTTATAAGGCGGAAAGGACTTCTTTCCGCCTTATTTTATAGGCAGTTGGAGTACTGTTGCCTCCGTTTTATTCAGCAGCGACTTTTCCGGGAACATCTTCAGCAAAACGCCAGAGTCCCAGACCACGCAGGAGGATAGGCACAGTAAGTAGCAGCAAAGAAACCCAGCCGATATTTCCATACCCTTTACCGATAAGCGGAATAAGGCCCAGCTGAGCTACCATCCAGCATGCTATAACCAGCATAGCTGAAGAGCTGATACAATGAATCTTGCGTTTAGCTGCTCTCTCTTCCTCGCTCATATTGCGACCGAAAAAGTTGGCCAGACGATTGGTGGTTCCATATACCAGAGCAACACCGGTCGATACCGCTCCGATAACAATGCATAGAGAAATAAGTACAGTCATCCATGCTCCGCCGACACCGTTCATAACAACAAACAGAGAAGGGACAGCTTCTTTAAGCACTCCCTGATCGACAAAAGCCAGAATTCCGAAATAACTCAGGTACATGACTACGGTATTGATGAAAAAACCGACGATTGCGGCCTTTTTGAGACTGGCTTTATCCGGGCAGGCCTGAGCATGAACTATGTACGCTCCGATGGCACAACACTGAAGTGCCCCGTACTTTGCTGCCCACCAGATGGTATCCAGAAAGGAATTCTGAGTTCCGGTAACAATCTCGCCACTCTTTACAGCTGCAAAATTATGAATAATTTTCGGAAAGAAATAAATAATATTAGGAACATATATAATAAATATGCATGCTATCAGAATCAGGGACACCACCGTAGCAGATTTCCTTACCAGATCTGCTCCGTAAATTGTCAGCACAAAAATGACCGCTGCAAGTACAACTGTATTCAGCATATACGGTGTGCCGAAAGCCTTAGCCAGAGTCGATCCTCCTGTGGCAAAGGCAACCGCCGTGACCAGAACAAGCAGTGCATTGAACATTATCTCAAACACAGGGGCCATAACAGGTGCAAGATTTCCATAGACCTTTTTCGACCATGTGCTGTAATCGTAAGTATTAAACTTGGCTGCAATAACCATTGAAAAATAAAAAGTCAGCCCCATAATCAACATGGAGAATGCAGGCATAAAAAGTGAAGTCCACTGATGATTCAGGAAAAATGCCACAATCTGGCGACCTGAAGCGAATCCACCACCGAAATGCGCGCTGAACCATACAAACGAAATACCAAGATAAGCAGGGAGAGTTTTTTTCATATATTTGTCGTTTTAAAATGTTGAAGTAAAATCGCCTATACAATGTATTTTCAGCGATAATCGTCACCAGGAGACACCTAAGTTTAAAAAAACTGACCGTCGGTCATTTTTATGCTGTACCATTAAAATGTTTCGCTCAAGGGCTTGAAGTACTGGATAAAACAAGGCCTACGCGGGATAATCCCCATTTCGTCTATGAGAACAGAAGAACTGGATTTATGGCCGGAGCAACGCCTTGCAATCTATAATAGAATAGGGGGTGCTCACTGTATCGGCCATGAGACATTTTAACCCCGAAGGGTTTAATGGCGTGGTAATAAAATAGATCGGACCTGCCGCTTACCTCTTAATTCTGAAATGGCGCGCTCTAAACAGAAAGACATATAAATTCGCCATGCGGGACATAAAGAATTTAAGTCTCTGCTTAAAAACAAAACAGGATTAACTGAGAACGGCTTTTTAAATCTCTTACACTTCTTCCGGCAAGGAGCTGAAAAATCATGCAATATTCACAAGATTTTCACCCAACCATACTGAAGTGAACGTTTCAATATCGTATTCTAATCAGTATATCAATGAAATTGAACAGGCTTCGAAGTATTAATGTTGTTTTAATAGCAACCACTCCTATACCAAAAGATCTGACCTGCTGATTCTCAGTAAAGGTTAAATGGCGCTATCACTCTTTCCAGTACGCCTTGAACTTTTGAGATGGCTACCCCGTAGTTGGTGATAGGTACGTTACGGCGTTTACATTCTTTGATACGGCGCAGCATTTCAGTACGGTTAAGCATGCATCCGCCGCAGTGAATGACCAGCTTGTACTTTTCAAGATCTGATGGGAAATCGTGTCCTGAGTAGACTTCAAACTTTATATTTTTTCCGGTGTACTGACTGATCCAGCGGGGAATTTTAACCCGTCCTATATCGTCTGCAACGCACTGGTGCGAGCAGGCCTCACCAGTCAGGACAATATCGCCGTCCTCCAGACTGTCAATTGCATCTGCTCCGGCCACAAGGGTGGGTAGATCGCCTTTGTACCTTGCAAACAGAGTTGAAAATGTGGTCAGCGGAATATCATCAGGCACATCACCTGCCACGCTGAGCACAACCTGAGAGTCTGTAATAACCAGTGCAGGTTTGCGTTTCAGGTTCATCAAAGTTTCTTCAATTTCACGTTCTTTAACTGTAATCGCCACAGCGTCACGGTCCAGAACATCACGCAGCACCTGAACCTGTGGTAAAATAAGCCGCCCTTTAGGAGCAGCCAGATCAATGGGGACCACGCAGACAACCCAGTCCCCTTCACTGAAAAGATCACCAGCAAGCACAGGTTCACATTTCATTTCAGCAGGTGCCAGATCTATAAGAGCCTGCTTTGTTTCATAAATATTGGAGCCATCAAGCGCAGATACTGACAGAAACGGAAAGTCGTTTTCCCTGCAATAAGTTATATCCTCTTCAAAAGGTGCTCTGATATCGCTCTTGTTAAAAACAATCATGCATGGGATTTTAAGATCTTTTACATAACTTATGATCTCTTTTTCATAATCAGTGATGCCCTCCTCACCCACAACAACCACAGCCACATCAGAACGCCAAAGAACTTTTCTGGTGGCCTTTATGCGAAGTTCACCCAGCTCACCGGAATCATCCAGACCCGCTGTATCATAAAATGTGACCGGACCAAGTGGAAGCAGCTCATAATGCTTGGCAACTGCATCTGTCGTTGTTCCAGGATGATCCGAGACAATTGAAATCTCCTGATCAACAATGGCATTGATCAAAGATGACTTTCCGGCATTGCGCCTGCCTGCCAGAGTAATAACCAGCCGTACCCCGCGTGGTGCATTATTAGACATCAAAACTCCTTTATAACGATATAAATACCAATAACGAAAGCAGTGCCTCAAGCTTATGAGGGAAGAAATGCCTCCGGCGGACAAAGGGCCCGCGGCCCTCTGCACTCCCTTTTAAGGGGCTAGAAATGGCTTCGCCAGAAAAAATACTATTCTCAAAGCCATATAGCCGTCTGACAAAAAAATCTGCTTTCAAGCTAAAAAAACAGAAGAAATGCCTCCGGCGGGCAAAGGGCCCGCGGCCCTCTGCACTCCCTTTTAGGGGGCTGGAAATGGCTTCGCCAGAAAAAATACTATTCTCAAAACCACATAGCCGTCTGACAAAAAAGTGGTTTTCAAGCTAAATAACTAAGGATTCTTAAGGGGATTATCCCCTTAAGCCGCCGGAGGCGAAATCATTCAATCCCATTCTTAAGCCGCCGAAGGCGAAATCATTCAATAATATTCTTTAAATTATATATATCCTGAGCAGCAGGCTCTTTTTGAAAATCCTTTTGATACTGAGAGGGTCAGGTTCAGTGATCTGATAGTTTCTTCAGCCTGCGAGAGTGAATCTGAAACATCCATTGCCACTGAGTTTTTACCGGGATAAATATTATAATCGGCCCGATGAGCGGAGGGTGTCACAGATGGCATTATGACATTGCATCCTCTGCTGAGTCCTTGTGCTCTGCCGCAGGGATCAAAGGCATCGAGGGCTGATGTTGCCGGAATATTGGCTTGCGGATTTAAAATACGTAATAAGGCGGTCACCCGATAGGATTGCATTAAATCTCCGGCTTCTTCATGGGCAAAAGGAGTATCGGGATGGGGCACAAATGGTCCGGCGGCAATCATATGCAGATTAAGATCTGTAAGAAAAAGAATATCCTGCAAAATCGACTGCGTGCTTGAACCGGGCAACCCGACAATCGTGCCGGACCCTATTTCGTAGCCCATCTGTTTCAGATAATTTATACGGCTGAGTCTTTCATTGAATGACTCACCTGATCTTATCCGCTGATATGATTCAGGATCTGATGTTTCTATTTTAATCAGACAGCGATCAGCTCCACACTCAAACCAGTGGGCATATTCGTCAATTCCGCGATCACCGACTGACAGGGTTACGGCCACATCATGACTATTTTTTATTTCTTTAACCAGCTCACCTATCAGTTGTTTTGAATAGCTGAAATCATCACCGGATTGTAAAACAATTGTCCGTGCCCCTTTGAGTGCTGCGGCCTCGGCAGCTTGCAATATTGTGGGCATACCAAGACGATAGCGGTTGATTCCAGAGTTAGGAGCTCTAAGACCGCAATAAAGACATTTTTTGTTGCAGACATTTGAAAACTCTACAATAGCCCGAAGAAAAATCTCTTTGTCAAAAACTTCTTCTTTAACCTGATCGGCAAGTAAAAAGAGTTCATCATCATTGCGGCCTTCAAGGTAGGAAATAATTTTCTGCTCACTAAGTGTATACATGATGTGATCCTTAACCCCGGTTACAAATTGGAACTCATTGCCCTCACGCATTCGTTTATCAATCTGAATGCGGCAATCTCCTTACGGGATGCAGAAGAAGGAGGACGACCGGATTCAGTCCATTGAATAAGTTTTTCAACATCTGCCTCCACCCTGCCCCAAAAACCTTCAGGGGCATGAGACTCGGCATGCGCATACTGTCCGAAGCAGATTACATCGTCCACAATAACAACAGGCAGACACGGCAGTTTGCAGGCCGCATGCAGCCTGACTTTAGCTGGATATTTCTCCGTAAGCTCAGTCAGAAAGGAATATGAAAACTCAAGCTCATCCTCAACGGCCTGACGTGAAATGCCGAACCGGAGAGCACCGAGGAAAGATTCCTTCCAACTAAGATCAAGCTCAGGTTCAACGGCAATGATATCGAGCTGGCGAAACCCGGGATTATTCAGAGCAGCATCAAGCCCGGTCCGGTGCTGATCAGAATTTGAAAAAGGACCGTAAACAGCGGCGTTAAGAATTATTCTGCGTGAAGCAACAGAAAAAAGATCAGGAATATTAAGTTCGTCAGTACCTGCATAAATATTCATTTTTATCTAATCCCGCTTAGGTCATCAGGGGTGAAACCAAGTTTGCACAGTCTGTTGGGAGACAAAAGCTCGTCAATATCTTCTGGCGAAGCGATATTCTGATGAATCAACTCTTCACGGACGCTTCTGCCTGACTTGCGTGCGGCAGTAATAATTTCTTCAACCCGCCCGTAACCAAGCACGGAAACCAGAACAGTCGCCAAAGCATAACTTCTTTCCACATGAGCTTTGCATCGGGCGTGGTCAGCGGTGATGCCTGCAATGCATTTTTCATCGAATGCCCCGGTTGCATTAATCAGCAGAGTCAATGACTCCAGAATGGAGTGGGCAATTAACGGCATCAGGTGATTAAGCTCAAGCTGTCCGCAGGCCGCAGCAAGTGTTACGGTCTGATCATTACCCATAACCTTGAGGGCAACCTGTGTAACAGCCTCGGGCATGACCGGATTTACCTTGCCGGCCATAATCGATGAACCTACCTGTAGAGCGGGAAGTACTATCTCGCCGATTCCGGTTTCCGGCCCGCTGGCAAGAAGACGCAGATCAGATGAAATTTTCATCAAATTTGCGGCATATGATTTCAGAAGACCGGACACTTCTACAAAAGTATCCATATTCTGGGTGGCATCAATTAAATTTTCAGCACGGGAAACAGGCAGTCCTGTTATCTGCTTTAATCTGTCAGCAACGCGCAGAATGTAATCCCGGGGAGCACCGAGACCGGTTCCGATAGCTGTTCCGCCGAGATTGACTTTTTTAATGCGTTCCCGGCTCTTGAAGATTCTCCACCGGTCACGGGCAACAGCATCGGCAAAGGCCCCGA from the Maridesulfovibrio zosterae DSM 11974 genome contains:
- a CDS encoding YkvI family membrane protein, whose protein sequence is MKKIIPGYLAIALVWFSSHFGGGFASGRQIVAFYLNHNWTSLFMPAVSMFIMGICMYYSMVIAARFRAYDYSTWSKKLYGEIGFFAVPVYEILVNSVLLLATAVAFATGGTILSKLFGTSYMMNTFFIAAVIFVLTIYGSELVRKSAIVVSFLLIVSMFIIYLPNIIHYFPKIVQNLAAIKSGEIATSGPDSFWDALWWGVKYGTLHCCAIGAYIVHAQVCPDKSCLKKAIIIGVIINSLIMYLTYFGILAFVDQGILKEAVPALFVVMHGLGGSWMTSLISFCIVIGAVSTGVALVYGTTNRLVTFFGRNLDDAGRLRRQRFHSMIASTILVSACWLVAQLGLIPLIGKGYGSMGWVTMFLITIPIVLRGLGIWRFPEDRVKGES
- a CDS encoding YkvI family membrane protein; this encodes MKKTLPAYLGISFVWFSAHFGGGFASGRQIVAFFLNHQWTSLFMPAFSMLIMGLTFYFSMVIAAKFNTYDYSTWSKKVYGNLAPVMAPVFEIMFNALLVLVTAVAFATGGSTLAKAFGTPYMLNTVVLAAVIFVLTIYGADLVRKSATVVSLILIACIFIIYVPNIIYFFPKIIHNFAAVKSGEIVTGTQNSFLDTIWWAAKYGALQCCAIGAYIVHAQACPDKASLKKAAIVGFFINTVVMYLSYFGILAFVDQGVLKEAVPSLFVVMNGVGGAWMTVLISLCIVIGAVSTGVALVYGTTNRLANFFGRNMSEEERAAKRKIHCISSSAMLVIACWMVAQLGLIPLIGKGYGNIGWVSLLLLTVPILLRGLGLWRFAEDVPGKVAAE
- the hydF gene encoding [FeFe] hydrogenase H-cluster maturation GTPase HydF, with the translated sequence MSNNAPRGVRLVITLAGRRNAGKSSLINAIVDQEISIVSDHPGTTTDAVAKHYELLPLGPVTFYDTAGLDDSGELGELRIKATRKVLWRSDVAVVVVGEEGITDYEKEIISYVKDLKIPCMIVFNKSDIRAPFEEDITYCRENDFPFLSVSALDGSNIYETKQALIDLAPAEMKCEPVLAGDLFSEGDWVVCVVPIDLAAPKGRLILPQVQVLRDVLDRDAVAITVKEREIEETLMNLKRKPALVITDSQVVLSVAGDVPDDIPLTTFSTLFARYKGDLPTLVAGADAIDSLEDGDIVLTGEACSHQCVADDIGRVKIPRWISQYTGKNIKFEVYSGHDFPSDLEKYKLVIHCGGCMLNRTEMLRRIKECKRRNVPITNYGVAISKVQGVLERVIAPFNLY
- the hydE gene encoding [FeFe] hydrogenase H-cluster radical SAM maturase HydE is translated as MYTLSEQKIISYLEGRNDDELFLLADQVKEEVFDKEIFLRAIVEFSNVCNKKCLYCGLRAPNSGINRYRLGMPTILQAAEAAALKGARTIVLQSGDDFSYSKQLIGELVKEIKNSHDVAVTLSVGDRGIDEYAHWFECGADRCLIKIETSDPESYQRIRSGESFNERLSRINYLKQMGYEIGSGTIVGLPGSSTQSILQDILFLTDLNLHMIAAGPFVPHPDTPFAHEEAGDLMQSYRVTALLRILNPQANIPATSALDAFDPCGRAQGLSRGCNVIMPSVTPSAHRADYNIYPGKNSVAMDVSDSLSQAEETIRSLNLTLSVSKGFSKRACCSGYI
- a CDS encoding aspartate ammonia-lyase yields the protein MPCKVADKVRRESDALGKMDIPSDVYYGIHTLRAVRNFPFSGYSMHPVFIRSFAMVKEACAVTNVELGYMDEEIGTAVIAACKDIASGNLHDQIVVDPFQGGAGTSTNMNFNEVIANRAIELLPVERGNCSLVHPLKHSNMHQSTNDVYPTALKVATLTFLIQLEEKITNLQQSLQNKEHEFRDVVKVGRTELNDAVPMTLGMTFGAFADAVARDRWRIFKSRERIKKVNLGGTAIGTGLGAPRDYILRVADRLKQITGLPVSRAENLIDATQNMDTFVEVSGLLKSYAANLMKISSDLRLLASGPETGIGEIVLPALQVGSSIMAGKVNPVMPEAVTQVALKVMGNDQTVTLAAACGQLELNHLMPLIAHSILESLTLLINATGAFDEKCIAGITADHARCKAHVERSYALATVLVSVLGYGRVEEIITAARKSGRSVREELIHQNIASPEDIDELLSPNRLCKLGFTPDDLSGIR